GCGTGTCCTAGTGCATGACTGGGCCGAAAATGGTGCAAGGTCGCATGTGGGTCTAAGTTGTCACCGGACCCGTCTCGCGTAAAGCTGGGCTTTTGAAGCCCAGTTCTGCTCCTATAATTTTTTAGGCCTTTCACCACATTTGCCATTTGCCATGCAGTCTGTATGACCGGTTTGGCTTTGAAACATGCAGTCCGTAGCCGTTCGAGCTCGAAGCTTGCAACTTGTCGTGGCTAGATCTACTTCAAAGCTCGCAACCATGACCACAGAAGCTCGTGCTTGAAACTCGCATTTGTCGTGGCTTCTCGAGCTCGAAGCTCACGCCCAAAGTTGAGATAGAGTGGCCATGGGTGTGAAATCTAAAGGTTGTAGATCTCAAGCTCACGACCATGGCTGCTTGAGCATTTGAGCAGCGGCCAAGGCTAGCGGAAGAATGGTCGTAAGTGGTTACAAAGGAATTGCATTATTAgggtttaaatattttgaagaaaagaagaataacaGGTCAAAGATAGAGTCAATATTTGaatataaagaaaacaaatcaacaaATATTTAACGACCTTTACGCCACATAAACAAAAATTCACAACGGCCCCAAAATATTTAGCAACATTTGAACCTATTTGATCCTGAGTCTCAAAAGCCCAAAAGTGAAAAAGTACCTAATTCTAATATTGAACCAAACAAAAATGCACAACAGGCCCAAAATCTGCTTGGAATAGTAAAAATatagatgaaaaataaaattaggaggCCCGAGGAACGCTACGGCGTCTCCGGTAAATAGTCCTAGGATGGTTTGACTTCTTCCGTTCGATTATCTTCTTTgataaagctttttttttttccaagtgaTTTATTCGATTTAATTAATCTATTCgcttatttcaattttttaagaagaaattcGAGGTGCCATTTTAAACTCGACCagaaaagaattaaaactaGGATGTATAGATCTCCAAAGCAAGCTTACATTGAAATTAAGCACAAGATTATTATGTCTATTTATTAATTCTTATGATCAGTATTGGGCATCTACAAAACTCAGCTCAatcatcatcttcgtcttcaACACCCTGTGAATTCCTCAGTTATCCCTCAATTACGCCATTGATGTTGACGACGAAGATGAATTGGCCGAAGCCGAAACCCTACAGAACTCAGTCATTGATCTCCCATCGCTCACTCTCTCCACAGCAAAATGCCCAAGCTTATCAATAACCTCCACCAAATTGTGCCTGCACAAGAACTCGTCGCTGTAAACTCTCTCCACCTCCCTGTCGAAGTCAAGCACGAATACGTGCGTCTCCGCAGAGCCGCCCTTCTTGCTCCTTGCCAGCACCGCCGCCGTGAATATCGCTGACATCCTCCCCGGCGCCGCCTCATGATACCCACTCGGACCCTGGATCAGTATCACGTCCCAGCTCAATTCGTACACGTGGTTGGGCAAGCTGGTCAACGCGAGCTTGCATTCCGAGAAGAGCAGGCTCTGCACTGGCCGGCACTCGTTGCGGAACTCGCCTCTGGCCGACTCAAGCAGCCTTTTCATTTCGCCGACCCTTGTCTCGTACTGCACGTCATAGGCCTCGATTCCCGGGTGTCGCTGCTCGAACCTTGAGACAAGGTTCTCGTTCTCTTCGAGAAAGACGGTGCGACCGTCGAAGTTTAGGGCTTTGTACAAGAGGGCCTCGTGGGTGAGGCCGAAAACGAGGAGATTGCAGTGGGAGGCAACAGCGGCACAGTGGGCAACTGCGGTGGTTATGGTGGCGAGCTCAGAGGACGTCATGTGGGTTGGGTTGGTAGAGGCGGCGTAGTGGAGGAGGGCATCGTATATGGACAGTGGAAGCTGGAATGAAGAGGCAGTAGAGCCCGTGGCTGTGGTTGTGGCGGTGGGGAtggttgtggtggtggtggtggtggtggtggtggtgattaTGGTTAGAGTGAAGGCGGTGGTGCAGAAGGCgatgatgaagatgagccaCAAGCGATTGGTGTTTGAAGATGATTGCTTTTGGATTGTGGAATGGAGGAGTATTAGCTTTGTGCTTTTCATCTCTCAAAATCTCTCTGtatgtctctctgtctctctaaGCAACTTGTTAATTT
This Eucalyptus grandis isolate ANBG69807.140 chromosome 7, ASM1654582v1, whole genome shotgun sequence DNA region includes the following protein-coding sequences:
- the LOC104453163 gene encoding protein IRX15-LIKE-like, with amino-acid sequence MKSTKLILLHSTIQKQSSSNTNRLWLIFIIAFCTTAFTLTIITTTTTTTTTTTIPTATTTATGSTASSFQLPLSIYDALLHYAASTNPTHMTSSELATITTAVAHCAAVASHCNLLVFGLTHEALLYKALNFDGRTVFLEENENLVSRFEQRHPGIEAYDVQYETRVGEMKRLLESARGEFRNECRPVQSLLFSECKLALTSLPNHVYELSWDVILIQGPSGYHEAAPGRMSAIFTAAVLARSKKGGSAETHVFVLDFDREVERVYSDEFLCRHNLVEVIDKLGHFAVERVSDGRSMTEFCRVSASANSSSSSTSMA